In a single window of the Gossypium hirsutum isolate 1008001.06 chromosome A13, Gossypium_hirsutum_v2.1, whole genome shotgun sequence genome:
- the LOC107938609 gene encoding probable 2-oxoglutarate-dependent dioxygenase AOP1 has translation MSVDAKIEFTVIEFRSADLERGTNGWHQLCKKVREACETFGCFEVVYDTISTDVREEMFMLMKELVEVSVERKQKNTSPLPYHGWIGPCAQVSLLYKGFGIGDVSNSDSVKDFAQLMWPEGHSRFCDTIHTMGTQLEVLHKLIWLMLIDSYGLGEESLKMNYTMSMRMLKYMAPPPGESET, from the exons ATGAGTGTTGATGCCAAGATTGAGTTCACAGTCATTGAGTTCCGTTCAGCGGATTTGGAGCGAGGAACCAATGGGTGGCACCAATTGTGCAAGAAAGTTCGAGAGGCTTGTGAGACTTTCGGTTGTTTTGAGGTGGTGTATGACACAATATCGACGGACGTTCGAGAGGAGATGTTTATGTTGATGAAAGAACTAGTTGAGGTCTCAGTGGAGAGGAAACAAAAAAACACTAGTCCATTGCCTTATCATGGGTGGATTGGACCATGCGCTCAAGTTTCTTTGTTGTATAAAGGCTTTGGAATTGGAGATGTCTCCAACTCTGATTCTGTTAAAGACTTTGCTCAACTTATGTGGCCTGAAGGTCACTCACGCTTTTG TGACACTATACATACCATGGGAACACAATTGGAGGTGTTACACAAGTTAATCTGGTTAATGCTAATTGATAGTTATGGATTAGGAGAGGAGTCATTAAAGATGAACTATACAATGTCAATGCGGATGCTGAAATACATGGCCCCTCCACCGGGGGAGTCTGAAACATGA